One segment of Paenibacillus sp. FSL R7-0337 DNA contains the following:
- the fabD gene encoding ACP S-malonyltransferase produces MSQIVAMFPGQASQYVGMGKTLFVRHESVRQRFSKASEILSFDLSDLCFNGPSATLTQTENTQPAILVLSVAMFEVAQKEGFQPSFLAGHSLGELSALTASGVLDFEDAVRLARIRGEAMAACSTGIKTGMSAVTNVEASQVEVIVAKLQAEGYSVQIANYNTPLQTVLSGSAEGLQSAGERLVAIGGKVHPLNVSGAFHSTFMSSAVERMVAAMEPMKFGDMSIPVMNGLEGRLYTKDDDIKSILAAQLTGPVRWTTVLDRLSEERIALWLEMGPKDVLKKIGLQTFPDSKFYAYDDEADNEASRTQLAAILQNKERLPNLVGLCLGAAVSTRNTNWDEAAYHKGVVEPYKNIQNLYDKAAKEGRTPNHEEMQEALALLRQIFMTKGIPPEEQFTRFSLLLKASETDRDFPEYLTTAKEGC; encoded by the coding sequence ATGAGCCAAATAGTTGCAATGTTTCCTGGGCAAGCATCTCAATATGTGGGTATGGGTAAAACATTATTCGTGCGCCATGAATCGGTGCGCCAACGATTCTCGAAAGCCTCGGAAATATTGAGCTTTGATCTGTCTGATTTGTGTTTCAACGGACCTTCCGCTACATTAACACAGACTGAAAACACTCAACCTGCGATTCTTGTTCTTAGTGTGGCTATGTTTGAAGTGGCTCAAAAGGAAGGGTTTCAGCCTTCTTTTTTGGCTGGTCACAGTCTCGGTGAGTTGTCTGCGCTGACGGCATCTGGTGTGTTGGATTTTGAAGATGCTGTCAGGCTGGCGCGAATTCGGGGAGAGGCTATGGCTGCATGCTCTACAGGCATTAAGACAGGAATGTCAGCAGTAACTAATGTTGAAGCGTCCCAAGTTGAAGTGATAGTGGCAAAATTACAAGCTGAAGGATATAGTGTCCAGATCGCTAACTACAATACCCCGTTGCAGACAGTATTGTCGGGAAGTGCTGAAGGGCTACAATCCGCAGGAGAACGTCTGGTTGCCATAGGAGGGAAGGTACATCCGCTGAATGTAAGCGGCGCATTCCATAGTACCTTTATGTCAAGTGCGGTTGAGAGAATGGTTGCTGCTATGGAGCCTATGAAGTTTGGGGATATGTCAATTCCTGTTATGAATGGACTTGAGGGCCGGCTGTATACGAAAGATGATGATATTAAGTCTATTCTTGCAGCTCAATTGACTGGACCAGTACGCTGGACCACGGTGCTTGACCGATTATCCGAAGAGCGCATAGCGCTGTGGCTGGAGATGGGACCAAAGGATGTTCTCAAAAAAATTGGATTACAAACATTTCCTGATAGTAAATTCTATGCCTACGATGATGAAGCAGACAATGAAGCTAGTAGAACACAGCTTGCGGCAATTCTTCAGAATAAAGAGCGACTGCCAAACCTGGTGGGACTTTGCCTGGGTGCAGCGGTAAGCACACGTAATACAAATTGGGATGAGGCGGCTTATCATAAAGGTGTTGTGGAGCCTTACAAAAATATCCAAAACCTGTACGACAAGGCTGCAAAAGAAGGGCGTACTCCAAACCACGAAGAAATGCAGGAAGCATTAGCTCTATTGCGTCAAATTTTTATGACTAAGGGCATTCCTCCAGAGGAACAGTTTACAAGATTTAGTTTGTTATTAAAGGCATCGGAAACTGACCGGGATTTTCCAGAGTACTTGACAACGGCTAAGGAGGGCTGTTGA